The genomic region TCGGCGTGCTCGGGCGTGAAGCGCAGCAGGGCGATGTCACCCTCATCCGGGCCCTGTGGAAACCAGGGCCTCCAGCCAGGCTCCCACAAGTCATGGATGGCCCTCCGGTCGCGGACGATTTCCACCACGCCCGACACGGAGAGATACGTGGCGCTGTCCTCCGACGCGTGGAAGGCGAGCGAGCAGTGTGGGTCCGACTCCAGGTCCTGCACCTTCTGCGTGTCCGTCCAGGTGGCGAACCAGAGCACGGTGCCGGACTTGTGCT from Myxococcus virescens harbors:
- a CDS encoding pyridoxamine 5'-phosphate oxidase family protein, which gives rise to MKQSQGVIQGDRREFEELLKHYDTALLTTRGADGHFHTRPMAVAKKHKSGTVLWFATWTDTQKVQDLESDPHCSLAFHASEDSATYLSVSGVVEIVRDRRAIHDLWEPGWRPWFPQGPDEGDIALLRFTPEHAEYVHPAGGKLKVLFSTAKALVTKQRPDIAPKKELDLH